Proteins found in one Halobaculum sp. MBLA0147 genomic segment:
- a CDS encoding 3-dehydroquinate synthase II, giving the protein MTRERTVWLRADDTVGEWDRRRRRITAGLEAGVDWVVVDERDVSKVRELGDVNVAAFRSDAEVDVIDEAEHSGEPDAVLVGKDGEGDGTVELPSDFSGSADLTTLRHSDGRADGAYVRIFDEDYEAFAAEAARDADYLLAAAEDWTIIPLENLIARVGEETTLVAGATTAEEAATAFETLEIGADGVFLDTDDPDEIRGACEARDEAAREQLDLQPATVTEIERVGSADRVCVDTGSIMDDDEGMLVGSMSRGLFFVHAETADSPYVASRPFRVNAGAVHAYARDPDGGTSYLSELGSGDEVQIVSTDGHTREAVVGRAKIERRPMFRVSAEVETEAGTDRIETLLQNAETIKVATPEGRRAVTDLEAGDEVLVYYEDVARHFGESVDESIIEK; this is encoded by the coding sequence ATGACACGCGAGCGGACAGTCTGGCTGCGGGCAGACGACACGGTGGGAGAGTGGGACCGACGCCGTCGCCGGATCACGGCGGGGCTGGAGGCGGGTGTCGACTGGGTGGTCGTCGACGAACGCGACGTCTCGAAGGTCCGGGAGTTGGGCGACGTGAACGTCGCCGCGTTCCGGTCGGACGCGGAGGTGGACGTGATCGACGAGGCCGAACACTCGGGCGAGCCGGACGCCGTGCTCGTCGGCAAGGACGGCGAGGGTGACGGTACCGTCGAGCTGCCGTCGGACTTCTCCGGCTCGGCGGACCTGACGACGCTGCGCCACTCCGACGGGCGCGCCGACGGCGCGTACGTCCGGATCTTCGACGAGGACTACGAGGCGTTCGCCGCCGAGGCCGCCCGCGACGCCGACTACCTGTTGGCCGCCGCCGAGGACTGGACGATCATCCCCCTGGAGAACCTCATCGCCCGCGTCGGCGAGGAGACGACGCTCGTCGCTGGGGCGACGACCGCCGAGGAGGCCGCCACGGCCTTCGAGACGCTGGAGATCGGCGCCGACGGCGTCTTCCTCGACACGGACGACCCCGACGAGATCCGCGGTGCCTGCGAGGCCCGCGACGAGGCCGCCCGCGAACAGTTGGACCTCCAGCCGGCGACGGTGACGGAGATCGAACGCGTCGGCTCCGCGGACCGCGTCTGTGTCGACACCGGATCGATCATGGACGACGACGAGGGGATGCTCGTCGGCTCGATGTCTCGCGGGTTGTTCTTCGTCCACGCCGAGACGGCCGACTCGCCGTACGTCGCCTCCCGGCCGTTCCGCGTGAACGCCGGTGCCGTCCACGCCTACGCCCGCGACCCCGACGGCGGGACGAGTTACCTCTCGGAGTTGGGCAGCGGCGACGAGGTCCAGATCGTCTCGACGGACGGCCACACCCGCGAGGCGGTGGTCGGCCGCGCGAAGATCGAACGCCGCCCGATGTTCCGCGTCTCCGCCGAGGTGGAGACGGAGGCCGGCACCGACCGCATCGAGACGCTGTTACAGAACGCCGAGACGATCAAGGTCGCCACCCCGGAGGGCCGCCGCGCCGTGACGGATCTGGAGGCCGGCGACGAGGTGTTGGTGTACTACGAGGACGTGGCCCGCCACTTCGGGGAGTCCGTCGACGAGTCGATCATCGAGAAGTGA
- a CDS encoding PAS domain-containing protein — protein sequence MASQRHARHDFEAESPTVLTVGSEETARAVAALGPEYDDYRPPDPAAALALVGQVDCVVATHDLPGEWDGLRLFATIRERSAHLPFVLVTEPGDDRAVVREAFQRGITAHVRAGGPAPATDGGSAGPDDGAAATDGRPTATDGGRLPESSDEDGEPREPDAQRPPTAFVEALRDRIEVAVDHAATDRERVRRRTAVETTTEPAATVDADGTIRAANDAYAELFGDDLETLVGGSLSRHLPEGDADRLRRAGTGVDTSGGDATGGDDPWYGSCVAFHADGRVLRLRAAVSPLPDGGFTLLLADPDAVSLG from the coding sequence ATGGCGTCTCAGAGACACGCACGACACGACTTCGAGGCAGAGTCGCCGACGGTGTTGACCGTCGGCAGCGAGGAGACGGCCCGCGCCGTCGCGGCGCTGGGGCCCGAGTACGACGACTACCGACCGCCGGACCCGGCGGCGGCACTCGCGCTCGTGGGACAGGTCGACTGCGTCGTCGCGACACACGACCTGCCGGGCGAGTGGGACGGATTGAGACTGTTCGCGACGATTCGAGAGCGGTCGGCACACCTCCCGTTCGTCCTGGTGACGGAGCCCGGCGACGACCGCGCCGTCGTCCGCGAGGCGTTCCAGCGCGGGATCACGGCACACGTCCGTGCCGGTGGGCCGGCCCCCGCCACGGACGGCGGGTCGGCCGGGCCCGACGACGGAGCGGCCGCGACGGACGGCAGACCGACCGCGACGGACGGTGGACGGCTCCCGGAGTCGAGCGACGAGGACGGCGAGCCCCGCGAGCCGGACGCGCAGCGACCGCCGACGGCGTTCGTCGAGGCGTTGCGCGACCGGATCGAGGTGGCGGTCGACCACGCGGCGACGGACCGCGAGCGGGTCCGTCGGCGGACGGCCGTCGAGACGACGACCGAGCCGGCGGCGACGGTCGACGCCGACGGCACGATCCGCGCGGCCAACGACGCGTACGCCGAGCTGTTCGGCGACGACCTCGAGACGCTCGTCGGCGGGTCGCTGTCGCGACACCTCCCGGAGGGCGACGCGGACAGACTCAGACGTGCCGGGACGGGAGTCGACACCAGCGGCGGCGACGCCACCGGTGGCGACGACCCGTGGTACGGCTCCTGTGTCGCCTTCCACGCGGACGGCCGCGTGCTGCGGCTCCGTGCGGCCGTCTCGCCGCTCCCGGACGGCGGGTTCACGCTCCTGTTGGCGGACCCGGATGCCGTCTCGCTCGGGTGA
- a CDS encoding lamin tail domain-containing protein — protein sequence MRRREFLASLGAGVAVAGGTGAATERVRAAQSTVDYLQFDSTASLVAPDGTALTDDGVVAVVAEDTATNQDADGDGDATLYDGQTAIPLAAVDGNVAGFGAQLVTDDANFRSGNEEFLLNVWDALVGEGGRVLFDESHDSYRTLSDFSNFARYADVQGDYTVTASTDLPADLPDADGVVISSPVTAFSDTELSALSDFVAQGGAVFCHDTADYQNFDETATLNDVAAALGVGFRFNDDQVVDETVNGGEFFQPTTDRFRGDTAWFADREGLEIDPTTTHTVDVVDVADGDTVDVRFDTGRREPIRVLGIDTPETDANDRFERLQEWEGIESEPYLDTWGANASEFAKTELAAETVEISFDDAEPGIFDPFGRLLAYVDYDATGDGTRDDPYNRRCVEEGYARLYSSSFSRHDAFRAAEASARDAGRGLWAESDPANTTEIRNRPVDELFYPSATAVRTSGGPLDTSRAPVVAESTATYDGGTVTYDGDVPLVGVDEAANLAVVGSPFVDESYEQAEDYPVDTSTFENFVFLTNLLDALSSTDGKVLIDGGHGQFGADFALSAEDTAYYQRYLEGVGIGFDQVNTLSATNLDAARALLITTPPEGFTDAELDTLRSFRDGGGAVLLLGAASATAAARDNLDYVSYALGSDLRVGAGSVTDGTNNVNADQTVPTTTGFDTSFSLFDAFTSESGGSGSSGEIAVQSVNADAAGNEYDNLNDEYVVFENPGSGAIELTGYAVEDAAGARYTFPDGFSLAAGDTVTLRTGSGTDTDTDLYWGSASPIWNNSGDTVYVFDDTGTEVVAYTY from the coding sequence GTGCGACGACGAGAGTTCCTGGCATCGCTGGGTGCCGGCGTCGCGGTCGCAGGGGGCACAGGAGCGGCGACGGAGCGGGTCCGTGCCGCACAGAGTACCGTCGACTACCTCCAGTTCGACTCGACGGCGTCGTTGGTCGCGCCCGACGGGACGGCGTTGACCGACGACGGCGTCGTGGCGGTCGTCGCGGAGGACACCGCCACGAACCAGGACGCGGACGGGGACGGCGACGCGACGCTGTACGACGGCCAGACGGCGATCCCGCTGGCGGCCGTCGACGGCAACGTGGCCGGCTTCGGGGCACAGCTCGTCACCGACGATGCGAACTTCCGCAGCGGGAACGAGGAGTTCCTGCTCAACGTCTGGGACGCCCTCGTCGGCGAGGGTGGCCGCGTGCTGTTCGACGAGAGTCACGACAGCTACCGGACGCTGTCGGACTTCTCGAACTTCGCGCGCTACGCCGACGTCCAGGGGGACTACACCGTCACCGCCTCGACGGACCTGCCGGCCGACCTCCCGGACGCCGACGGCGTGGTGATCTCCTCGCCCGTGACGGCGTTCTCCGACACGGAACTGTCGGCGCTGTCCGACTTCGTGGCGCAGGGCGGCGCCGTGTTCTGTCACGACACCGCCGACTACCAGAACTTCGACGAGACGGCGACCCTGAACGACGTGGCAGCGGCACTGGGCGTCGGCTTCCGGTTCAACGACGACCAGGTCGTCGACGAGACGGTCAACGGCGGGGAGTTCTTCCAGCCGACGACGGACCGGTTCCGCGGCGACACCGCCTGGTTCGCCGACCGCGAGGGGTTGGAGATCGACCCGACGACGACCCACACCGTCGACGTGGTCGACGTGGCCGACGGCGACACCGTGGACGTACGCTTCGACACCGGCCGTCGCGAGCCGATCCGGGTGTTGGGGATCGACACGCCGGAGACGGACGCCAACGACCGGTTCGAGCGGCTCCAGGAGTGGGAGGGGATCGAGTCGGAGCCGTACCTCGACACCTGGGGGGCGAACGCCTCCGAGTTCGCGAAGACGGAGTTGGCCGCCGAGACGGTCGAGATCTCCTTCGACGACGCGGAGCCGGGGATCTTCGACCCGTTCGGGCGCCTCCTGGCGTACGTCGACTACGACGCGACCGGCGACGGGACACGCGACGACCCGTACAACCGTCGGTGTGTCGAGGAGGGGTACGCGCGACTGTACAGTTCCAGTTTCTCACGGCACGACGCCTTCCGGGCCGCGGAGGCGAGTGCCCGCGACGCGGGCCGCGGGCTGTGGGCCGAGAGCGACCCCGCGAACACGACCGAGATCCGCAACCGCCCCGTCGACGAGTTGTTCTACCCGTCCGCGACCGCGGTGCGAACGAGTGGTGGGCCACTCGACACCTCGCGTGCGCCGGTCGTCGCCGAGTCGACGGCGACGTACGACGGCGGGACCGTGACGTACGACGGGGACGTGCCGCTAGTCGGCGTCGACGAGGCGGCCAACCTCGCCGTGGTCGGGAGCCCGTTCGTCGACGAGAGCTACGAGCAGGCCGAAGACTACCCCGTCGACACGTCCACGTTCGAGAACTTCGTCTTCCTGACGAACCTGCTGGACGCGCTGTCGAGTACGGACGGGAAGGTGTTGATCGACGGCGGGCACGGCCAGTTCGGCGCGGACTTCGCGCTGTCGGCCGAGGACACCGCCTACTACCAGCGCTACCTGGAGGGTGTCGGCATCGGCTTCGACCAGGTGAACACGCTGTCGGCGACGAACCTCGACGCGGCGCGGGCACTGCTGATCACGACGCCGCCGGAGGGGTTCACCGACGCGGAGCTGGACACGCTGCGCTCGTTCCGCGACGGCGGCGGTGCGGTGCTCCTCCTCGGGGCGGCGTCCGCCACCGCGGCGGCGCGCGACAACCTCGACTACGTCTCGTACGCGCTCGGCTCGGACCTCCGCGTGGGCGCCGGGAGCGTGACCGACGGGACGAACAACGTGAACGCCGACCAGACGGTGCCGACGACGACCGGCTTCGACACCTCGTTCTCGCTGTTCGACGCGTTCACGAGCGAGTCGGGTGGCTCCGGGTCGAGCGGCGAGATCGCCGTCCAGTCGGTGAACGCCGACGCCGCGGGGAACGAGTACGACAACCTGAACGACGAGTACGTCGTCTTCGAGAACCCCGGCTCGGGAGCGATCGAGTTGACCGGCTACGCCGTCGAAGACGCCGCCGGGGCGCGGTACACCTTCCCCGACGGGTTCTCGCTGGCGGCCGGCGACACGGTGACGCTCCGCACTGGCAGCGGCACCGACACGGACACGGACCTCTACTGGGGGTCGGCCTCGCCGATCTGGAACAACAGTGGTGACACCGTGTACGTCTTCGACGACACGGGGACGGAGGTCGTCGCGTACACCTACTGA
- a CDS encoding S-adenosyl-l-methionine hydroxide adenosyltransferase family protein gives MITLASDFGSPYPAAMRGVVHRRTTGGVQVSDVAHDLPRQDPRAAAFWLRFVLPEYPPATHCVVVDPGVGTDRAALVVRAGDHVLVGPDNGVLLPPARALAASAAGGGERAADDAVPTANLDVYEIAVDDPASATFHGRDVFAPTAADVHEVGVDALGTLDALSPTDSSVDLRFPSPTVESDGDGLGTRATGEVLVVDDFGNAITNVPGSFLDDRLGESVTVTAPDRVTTAPAVETFAAVAPGDPLVTVGSHGYVECDVNEGRGEEAFGLASGDPVTLAFGLN, from the coding sequence GTGATCACACTCGCGTCGGACTTCGGCAGTCCGTACCCGGCGGCGATGCGTGGGGTCGTCCACCGGCGGACGACCGGAGGGGTACAGGTGAGCGACGTGGCCCACGACCTCCCGCGGCAGGACCCGCGTGCGGCGGCGTTCTGGCTGCGGTTCGTCCTCCCGGAGTACCCGCCGGCGACACACTGTGTCGTCGTCGACCCCGGCGTCGGGACGGACCGCGCGGCGCTGGTCGTCCGCGCCGGGGACCACGTCCTCGTCGGCCCGGACAACGGCGTGCTCCTCCCGCCGGCACGTGCGCTGGCGGCGAGTGCGGCGGGCGGCGGGGAGCGCGCAGCGGACGACGCGGTCCCCACCGCGAACCTGGACGTGTACGAGATCGCGGTCGACGATCCGGCGAGTGCGACGTTCCACGGCCGCGACGTGTTCGCACCGACCGCCGCCGACGTGCACGAGGTCGGCGTCGACGCGCTGGGAACGCTCGACGCACTCTCGCCGACGGACTCCTCCGTCGACCTCCGGTTCCCGTCACCCACGGTGGAGTCGGACGGCGACGGACTGGGGACGCGTGCGACCGGCGAGGTGCTCGTCGTCGACGACTTCGGCAACGCGATCACGAACGTCCCGGGGTCGTTCCTCGACGACAGACTGGGCGAGTCGGTGACGGTCACCGCGCCGGACCGGGTGACGACCGCGCCGGCGGTCGAGACGTTCGCCGCCGTCGCCCCCGGCGACCCGCTGGTGACCGTCGGGAGTCACGGCTACGTGGAGTGTGACGTGAACGAGGGGCGTGGCGAGGAGGCGTTCGGCCTGGCGAGTGGGGATCCAGTGACGCTGGCGTTCGGGCTGAACTGA